The Fimbriimonas ginsengisoli Gsoil 348 genome window below encodes:
- a CDS encoding galactitol-1-phosphate 5-dehydrogenase, which translates to MRALELVEYGRFQLVDLPVPEPAPDEVLIRVRACGICGSDVHGMDGSTGRRIPPIVMGHEASGDIVKVGADVAGWQIGDRVTFDSTIYCGHCPYCLRGEVNLCDNRQVLGVSCAEYRRQGAFAEFVAVPSRVLCRLPNGLGYEQAAMVEPVSVALHGVHRARVQVGERVVVVGVGMIGLLVVQVLKAKGAGEIVAVDIDARKLELAIALGADSAQGSSIGMELDAAIEAVGITATVDMAIRSVRKGGNVSLVGNLSPKVEIPLQVAVTRELSIYGCCASQGDYEESLSLIASGAVKVDSMISARISLDQAPEYFDRLHRQEPGLMKVMVCP; encoded by the coding sequence GTGAGGGCCCTAGAGCTAGTTGAATACGGCCGGTTCCAGTTGGTCGACCTGCCGGTACCGGAGCCAGCCCCCGACGAAGTTCTCATTCGAGTGCGCGCGTGCGGGATTTGTGGCAGCGACGTGCATGGCATGGATGGCAGCACCGGCCGAAGAATCCCGCCGATCGTGATGGGGCATGAGGCGTCGGGCGACATCGTTAAGGTCGGCGCCGACGTCGCCGGGTGGCAAATCGGGGACCGGGTGACGTTCGATTCCACAATCTACTGCGGGCACTGCCCCTACTGTCTTCGGGGCGAGGTCAATCTCTGCGATAACCGCCAGGTGCTGGGGGTTTCATGCGCGGAGTACCGGCGGCAAGGGGCGTTCGCGGAGTTCGTGGCGGTCCCCTCCCGAGTCCTTTGCCGCCTGCCCAACGGCCTTGGCTACGAACAGGCGGCGATGGTTGAACCGGTGTCGGTCGCCCTCCACGGAGTCCACCGGGCGCGAGTGCAGGTGGGCGAACGAGTAGTCGTGGTTGGCGTCGGCATGATCGGCCTCTTGGTTGTCCAGGTCCTAAAGGCAAAGGGAGCCGGCGAGATCGTCGCCGTCGATATCGACGCTCGAAAACTGGAGCTTGCGATCGCTCTGGGGGCCGACTCCGCCCAAGGCTCTTCGATCGGGATGGAGCTCGACGCCGCGATTGAAGCCGTGGGGATAACGGCGACGGTCGATATGGCGATTCGGAGCGTGCGTAAGGGCGGAAACGTCTCGCTCGTCGGCAATTTGTCGCCAAAGGTGGAGATTCCGTTGCAGGTTGCGGTGACGCGCGAACTCTCGATCTATGGATGCTGTGCCTCGCAAGGCGACTATGAGGAGAGCCTTAGCCTTATCGCATCGGGCGCGGTAAAGGTCGATTCGATGATCTCCGCCCGGATATCTCTAGACCAAGCGCCCGAGTATTTCGACCGGCTTCACCGGCAAGAGCCGGGACTGATGAAGGTGATGGTATGTCCCTGA
- a CDS encoding alpha-L-fucosidase translates to MSLLPLALLIASAASHAAPQSDPLKETAAQKAARMKWFEEARFGMFIHWGLYSVPAGYWKGRMIPGAGEWIMHEAKIKPEEYEPFRDQFNPVNFDAMKWVKIAKGAGMKYIAITSKHHEGFGMWPSAQGDWNIGHTRFHRDPLKELAAACKKEGLKLCFYHSIMDWHHPDYLPRRAWDTRPVDPTSFPRYVQYMKAQLKELLTNYGPIGIIWFDGQWESTWNHDEGIDLYRYIRSLQPNVIVNDRVDSGNLGPSKTPFTRSVGDYGTPEQTIPANGLPYPWETCMTMNDTWGFHAADHNWKSTETLVRNLIDIASKGGNYLLNVGPTSLGEIPDPSIERLAEVGKWTKANGEALYGTTASPFPRQLPWGRITQRPGKLYLHVFDAGAKGDIELTGLKNHVKGAYLLTNRRQAVSVVNGPNGPVIHLPTPLTDPLATVVVAQIDGPPVVDMPAWTASPDSSGQFVLDASHVTIHGETAQYEPAHKAIGYWTNHTDYLTWNVQVPRAGAYSVEVDLACAPGSEGGIFEVSVGGQAVTGKVPLTGSWDTFIKVNAGTINLPAGKSELKLRPVDFPGLALMNLRSIKLVPTR, encoded by the coding sequence ATGTCACTACTTCCCCTCGCCCTGCTCATCGCTTCCGCGGCTTCCCATGCCGCGCCTCAATCGGATCCGCTCAAGGAAACGGCGGCTCAGAAAGCCGCGCGGATGAAGTGGTTCGAGGAGGCCCGGTTCGGGATGTTTATCCACTGGGGGCTCTACAGCGTTCCCGCCGGTTATTGGAAAGGGCGAATGATCCCCGGGGCGGGGGAATGGATCATGCATGAGGCGAAGATCAAGCCCGAGGAGTACGAGCCGTTCCGCGACCAGTTCAACCCGGTCAACTTCGATGCGATGAAGTGGGTGAAGATCGCCAAGGGGGCGGGGATGAAGTACATCGCCATCACCTCCAAGCACCACGAAGGCTTCGGAATGTGGCCGTCGGCGCAGGGAGACTGGAACATCGGGCATACCCGCTTCCATCGGGATCCGCTTAAAGAGCTCGCCGCCGCCTGCAAGAAGGAGGGGCTCAAGCTCTGCTTCTACCACTCCATCATGGACTGGCACCATCCGGATTACCTTCCCCGACGAGCCTGGGATACAAGACCGGTCGACCCTACTAGTTTCCCGCGCTACGTGCAGTACATGAAGGCGCAACTCAAGGAGTTGCTGACCAACTACGGCCCGATCGGCATCATCTGGTTCGACGGCCAGTGGGAGAGCACTTGGAACCACGACGAGGGGATCGACCTGTACCGCTACATCCGGTCTCTGCAGCCGAACGTCATCGTTAACGACCGGGTCGATTCCGGCAACCTCGGTCCAAGCAAGACTCCGTTTACTCGCTCCGTCGGCGACTACGGAACTCCCGAGCAGACAATCCCAGCGAACGGACTTCCCTACCCTTGGGAGACCTGCATGACGATGAACGACACCTGGGGATTTCATGCGGCCGACCACAACTGGAAATCGACGGAGACCCTTGTTCGGAACCTGATCGACATTGCTAGTAAGGGAGGCAACTACCTTCTCAACGTCGGCCCGACGTCGTTAGGCGAGATCCCGGACCCCAGCATCGAGCGGCTCGCCGAGGTGGGCAAATGGACGAAGGCGAACGGTGAAGCGCTCTACGGCACGACGGCCAGTCCGTTCCCCCGCCAGCTCCCCTGGGGCCGGATCACGCAACGTCCCGGCAAGCTCTACCTTCACGTCTTCGACGCGGGGGCTAAGGGAGATATCGAGCTCACGGGATTGAAGAACCACGTGAAAGGGGCCTACCTTCTGACGAACCGGCGTCAGGCCGTCTCGGTTGTGAACGGTCCGAACGGCCCGGTCATCCACCTACCGACTCCGTTGACCGACCCTCTCGCCACCGTCGTCGTCGCCCAGATCGACGGCCCGCCGGTCGTCGACATGCCGGCGTGGACGGCTTCGCCCGACAGCAGCGGACAGTTCGTCCTCGACGCTAGCCACGTCACGATTCACGGAGAGACCGCCCAGTACGAGCCGGCCCATAAGGCGATCGGTTATTGGACGAACCACACGGACTACCTTACTTGGAACGTACAAGTGCCAAGAGCCGGCGCTTACTCGGTCGAAGTGGATCTCGCCTGCGCCCCGGGTTCCGAGGGAGGAATCTTCGAGGTTTCGGTGGGCGGCCAAGCCGTCACCGGCAAGGTTCCCCTGACCGGGAGCTGGGACACTTTCATCAAGGTGAACGCGGGGACCATCAACCTCCCCGCCGGTAAGTCTGAACTCAAGCTCCGCCCCGTGGACTTCCCTGGCCTCGCGCTTATGAATCTCCGTTCCATTAAGCTAGTTCCAACTCGCTGA
- a CDS encoding beta strand repeat-containing protein, producing the protein MTLNSAAPAGGTVVTLASNNATASTGASVTVAAGATTATFPITTTQTSNADAVATITGSANASSATANLTVRAAHLNSLTVLPSPAYGGSTITGTVTISTPASAAGFTVALASDLAPTVTVPATVTVPAGSTTGTFAITAQTVTSKVTANLSATAFGVTAKFALPIIPPVALSVTYASSTVVGGVGTVGTVTLTGKAPAGGMAVALASDNANATVPGSVTVAAGSSSATFNVTTKAVPTDQVANVSATTGATTVKGALSIKAPVVSSVVLNPTTLLGGASSTATLTIATPAPTGGYTVALSSDQAAATVPATVVVAAGATTATFTVTTVAVGANTTANIKATGASTSASAPLTINGPTVVSVVLNPTTVVGGVGSVGTVTISSAAPAGGLSVAISSNNAAAGVPATATIAAGATSGTFNISTSPVQTNATATITASSNGSSANAPLSISAPTLSSLSLDTATVVGGGTATATVTISSAAPAGGFVVSASSDKAAATVPATMTVPAGATTGTFTVTTSAVGSDTTATITTSVNGVTKTAPLTITAGGLTGVTISPNSVNGGTGATATVTLASPAPAGGASVSLSSNNAAMQTPATVTVAAGSTTGTAALTTTAVGTNVTATLTATYNGATQTATLAIGAPKVSTVTANPATVAGGNNSVGTVTLTSPAPTGGYVVNLASDSASATVAAHATVPAGATSVNFLISTSVVSSTTTANITVSVNGSSASVPITLTAQSLLSVVPTPASVVGGTPSTGKVTISSPAAAGGVTVTLSSNNAAITVPASVTIAAGASNATFTINTVAVATNTTGTITATSNGVSKTANVTATAPTVTSVALAPSTVQGGSSSTATVTISSAAPAAGLVVHLASDNAAATVPATFTIAAGATTGTATVSTVSGANATAKITATVNASSANANVTVIPAIVTGLSFSPTSLIGGGSSTGTLTLAGAAPAGGASVALSTASTHAIIPTTVVVPAGASSVTFNVGAQAVSADEVATITGTANGTTASGNVTIKAPTVTGLSLNPTTVAGGSPSTATVTLSSAAPAAGFVVNLTSSNTSAATVPATVTVAAGATTATFTVTSKVVGTNSTSTITAAQNGVSATAVLSVTASSSITLTVSPGSVTGATSTQGTLKVPSAAPAGGYVVTLSSNNPAVVVPASATIKQLATSAAFAITTLPVTADTTATVTATLNGATSTYPVKVLAPVIKTVAASPASVAGGTSSTGTATLTGPVASGSSVTVTLASNRASASIPSTVTVAAGASAATFTITTTPVAANDTATITATTGAKSASTTLGITAPGVASVTTSPSTVIGGTGSTGTVTLTSPAATGGQVVTLSSDTSSATVPASVTVAAGGTTATFAIGTSPVTANKTATITGTANAIAKTGTLAITAPAVTAVSVNPASVLGGSPSTGTVTVNGPAPAGGSVVNLTSDSASATVPATVTVAAGATSATFTITTTGVASNTTANIGASANGGSATAPLTITTAPPGALSLSPVTVIGGNTSTATVTLAGPAPAGGQVVTLSSDNAAATVPASVTVAAGATSATFTVTTTPVASQVVATITAAANGGTATATVTVKVPTVTTVTLNPTSVIGGTSSTATLTLSGKAPAGGLVVNLSSGNAAATVPATVTVAAGATTATFTVTTTPVGADVSAVISASANSSTGTGALAIAAPGVTGVSLNPTSLVGGNPSTGTVTINGPAPTGGTVVTLSSDKAAATVPATVTVAAGATTATFTVTTVAVGSATTANISGSANGKSASAPLAISAPTVTGLSFNPTTVIGGTSTTGTVTISSPAPAGGFVVTLAADNAAGTPPATVTVAAGATTATFTLATTPVQTAQTVNVTASANGTSAQAAVSVTAPTALTLTFAPANVPGGQATTATLTISGPAPAGGYVVNISSDNAHSTPPATVTVPAGATVVTFSIPSTAVTVRTVIHITAAVNGSSVTSAYALTIA; encoded by the coding sequence GTGACCCTGAATTCAGCGGCTCCGGCCGGCGGAACGGTCGTCACCCTGGCCTCGAACAACGCAACGGCAAGCACAGGTGCGTCGGTTACGGTTGCGGCGGGAGCTACCACCGCGACCTTTCCCATCACGACGACCCAGACGAGTAACGCGGACGCCGTTGCCACCATCACCGGTTCGGCAAACGCTTCCTCCGCGACGGCTAATCTGACCGTTCGAGCCGCCCACCTCAACAGCCTCACGGTTCTTCCGAGCCCGGCTTACGGTGGTTCGACGATCACCGGTACGGTTACGATCAGCACGCCGGCTTCGGCCGCTGGCTTTACCGTAGCCCTGGCCTCGGACCTCGCGCCGACCGTCACGGTCCCCGCGACGGTTACCGTTCCGGCCGGGTCCACCACCGGTACCTTCGCGATCACCGCTCAGACGGTTACGAGCAAGGTCACGGCCAACCTTTCGGCGACCGCCTTCGGCGTCACCGCGAAGTTCGCCCTTCCGATCATTCCGCCGGTCGCCCTGTCCGTCACCTACGCCTCGTCCACGGTTGTGGGCGGCGTCGGCACGGTTGGCACCGTCACTCTTACCGGCAAGGCGCCCGCGGGCGGCATGGCCGTCGCGCTTGCGTCGGATAACGCGAACGCGACCGTCCCCGGCAGCGTTACCGTTGCCGCCGGTTCAAGCTCGGCCACGTTCAACGTTACGACCAAAGCGGTTCCGACCGACCAGGTCGCCAACGTCTCGGCCACCACGGGCGCGACCACGGTCAAGGGTGCTCTCAGCATCAAGGCTCCGGTCGTCTCCTCGGTCGTTCTTAATCCGACGACCCTCCTCGGCGGAGCAAGCTCCACCGCAACGCTTACGATCGCAACTCCGGCTCCGACCGGCGGCTACACCGTCGCCCTGTCGTCCGACCAGGCCGCGGCCACCGTCCCCGCAACCGTAGTGGTTGCCGCGGGCGCGACCACCGCGACCTTCACCGTTACCACTGTCGCCGTCGGCGCTAACACGACCGCGAACATCAAGGCGACCGGAGCATCCACTTCGGCGAGCGCTCCGCTCACGATCAACGGCCCGACCGTGGTCAGCGTTGTTCTGAACCCCACGACCGTCGTTGGCGGCGTTGGTTCGGTTGGCACCGTTACGATCAGTTCGGCGGCGCCGGCTGGCGGACTTTCCGTCGCGATCTCCTCTAACAATGCGGCGGCCGGCGTGCCTGCCACCGCCACGATCGCTGCAGGCGCCACTTCCGGCACCTTCAACATCTCCACCTCGCCGGTTCAGACGAACGCGACGGCGACGATCACCGCCTCCTCCAACGGCAGCTCGGCCAACGCCCCGCTGTCGATCAGCGCCCCGACGCTCAGCTCCCTGAGCCTCGATACGGCAACCGTAGTTGGCGGCGGAACCGCCACCGCAACCGTTACCATCAGCAGCGCGGCTCCGGCCGGCGGCTTCGTGGTTTCGGCTTCTTCCGATAAGGCCGCGGCCACCGTCCCCGCGACGATGACCGTCCCTGCGGGCGCGACCACCGGTACCTTCACGGTTACCACGTCGGCCGTTGGGTCCGACACGACGGCGACGATCACGACCTCGGTCAACGGCGTCACCAAGACGGCTCCTCTCACGATCACGGCTGGAGGCCTCACCGGCGTCACCATCTCCCCGAACTCCGTCAACGGCGGAACCGGTGCGACGGCGACGGTAACCCTGGCAAGCCCGGCTCCTGCGGGCGGCGCTTCGGTATCCCTCTCGTCCAATAACGCGGCGATGCAGACTCCGGCTACCGTCACCGTGGCCGCGGGCAGCACCACCGGAACGGCGGCGCTCACGACCACTGCGGTCGGAACGAACGTGACGGCGACCCTGACCGCGACCTACAACGGCGCGACTCAGACGGCGACCCTCGCAATCGGCGCTCCGAAGGTGAGCACGGTCACCGCCAACCCGGCGACGGTCGCGGGCGGCAACAACTCAGTCGGTACGGTCACTCTCACGAGCCCGGCGCCCACCGGCGGATACGTGGTTAATCTGGCTTCGGATTCGGCAAGCGCCACCGTGGCCGCACACGCGACGGTTCCTGCCGGCGCCACCTCCGTCAACTTCCTGATCTCCACGTCGGTCGTCAGCTCGACCACGACGGCGAACATCACGGTAAGTGTGAACGGCAGCTCGGCAAGCGTTCCGATTACCCTGACGGCTCAGTCTCTTCTGAGCGTGGTGCCCACCCCGGCCAGCGTGGTCGGCGGCACTCCTTCGACAGGTAAGGTCACGATCAGCAGCCCGGCTGCTGCGGGCGGCGTTACGGTAACGCTGTCGTCCAACAACGCTGCGATCACGGTGCCGGCATCGGTCACCATCGCCGCCGGCGCTTCCAACGCGACCTTCACCATCAACACGGTGGCGGTTGCTACGAACACGACGGGCACGATCACGGCGACTTCTAACGGCGTCTCCAAGACTGCCAACGTCACCGCAACCGCCCCGACGGTCACGTCGGTCGCGCTTGCTCCTTCCACCGTTCAGGGTGGTAGCAGCTCCACGGCAACGGTCACGATCAGCAGCGCCGCTCCGGCCGCGGGCTTGGTCGTTCACCTCGCCTCCGACAACGCAGCCGCGACCGTTCCGGCTACCTTCACCATCGCCGCCGGCGCAACGACCGGGACCGCCACGGTCTCGACCGTCTCCGGCGCAAACGCGACCGCGAAGATCACGGCAACCGTAAACGCCTCCTCGGCGAATGCGAACGTGACCGTTATCCCCGCGATCGTCACGGGTCTCTCGTTCAGCCCGACCTCCCTGATCGGCGGCGGCTCCTCCACCGGAACCCTTACCCTCGCGGGTGCGGCTCCGGCCGGCGGCGCTTCGGTGGCGCTCTCCACGGCGAGCACCCACGCGATCATTCCGACGACCGTGGTCGTGCCTGCTGGCGCTTCCTCGGTTACGTTCAACGTCGGAGCCCAGGCCGTCTCGGCCGACGAGGTTGCGACCATCACCGGAACCGCGAATGGTACGACGGCATCCGGCAACGTCACGATCAAGGCGCCGACCGTCACCGGTCTCTCGCTCAACCCGACCACGGTAGCCGGCGGTAGCCCGTCGACTGCAACGGTAACCCTTAGCAGCGCTGCTCCGGCGGCCGGCTTCGTGGTGAACCTCACCTCGAGCAACACCTCGGCGGCCACCGTGCCGGCGACGGTTACGGTTGCCGCGGGTGCGACGACCGCAACGTTCACCGTCACCTCCAAGGTTGTCGGCACGAACTCGACCTCGACGATCACGGCAGCTCAGAACGGCGTATCCGCAACCGCGGTGCTTTCCGTTACCGCTTCCAGCTCGATCACGCTGACGGTTAGCCCGGGCAGCGTTACCGGCGCAACTTCGACTCAGGGAACGCTCAAGGTTCCTTCGGCCGCTCCGGCCGGTGGCTACGTGGTCACCCTCTCGTCCAATAACCCGGCCGTAGTCGTGCCGGCATCGGCCACGATCAAGCAGCTCGCGACGTCGGCTGCCTTCGCGATCACCACGCTGCCCGTTACCGCGGACACGACGGCGACCGTTACGGCAACCCTGAACGGCGCCACCAGCACCTACCCGGTGAAGGTTCTCGCGCCCGTCATCAAGACGGTCGCCGCCAGCCCCGCTTCGGTAGCGGGCGGAACTTCCTCGACCGGCACCGCGACCCTCACCGGTCCCGTTGCTTCGGGTAGCTCGGTAACCGTAACCCTCGCTTCGAACCGGGCTTCGGCCTCCATCCCGTCGACGGTCACCGTCGCCGCGGGTGCAAGCGCGGCTACGTTCACCATCACCACGACTCCGGTCGCGGCAAACGACACCGCTACGATCACGGCGACCACGGGCGCCAAGTCCGCCAGCACGACTCTGGGCATCACCGCTCCGGGCGTTGCATCGGTAACGACGAGCCCCTCGACGGTCATCGGCGGAACCGGTTCCACCGGCACCGTGACCCTCACGAGCCCGGCAGCGACGGGAGGCCAAGTGGTCACCCTGAGCTCCGATACGTCCTCGGCCACCGTACCGGCTTCGGTAACGGTTGCGGCGGGCGGAACGACGGCGACCTTCGCCATCGGAACGAGCCCGGTTACGGCTAACAAGACGGCTACCATCACCGGTACCGCCAACGCGATCGCCAAGACTGGAACCCTCGCCATCACCGCTCCGGCGGTAACGGCCGTGTCGGTAAATCCGGCGTCAGTCCTCGGCGGTTCGCCCTCGACGGGCACCGTGACGGTTAACGGACCCGCGCCCGCTGGCGGCTCCGTGGTGAACCTCACTTCCGACAGCGCTTCCGCAACGGTACCGGCGACGGTAACGGTTGCCGCGGGCGCCACCTCGGCCACGTTCACCATCACCACCACTGGTGTTGCCTCGAACACCACCGCGAACATCGGCGCCTCCGCCAACGGCGGATCGGCGACGGCTCCTCTGACGATCACGACGGCTCCTCCGGGCGCTCTGTCGCTGAGCCCGGTCACCGTCATCGGCGGAAACACTTCCACCGCGACGGTAACCCTCGCCGGACCGGCTCCTGCCGGTGGCCAGGTAGTGACCCTGTCGTCCGACAACGCAGCGGCAACCGTACCGGCTTCGGTAACGGTCGCGGCCGGCGCCACCTCGGCGACCTTCACGGTCACCACGACTCCGGTTGCATCGCAGGTCGTTGCAACGATCACCGCGGCCGCTAACGGCGGCACGGCGACCGCGACCGTCACGGTCAAGGTGCCGACGGTCACGACGGTGACGCTCAACCCGACCTCCGTCATCGGTGGAACCTCCTCGACCGCGACCCTCACCCTGAGCGGTAAGGCTCCGGCGGGCGGCCTGGTCGTCAACCTCAGCTCCGGCAACGCCGCAGCGACGGTTCCGGCAACGGTAACCGTGGCGGCGGGCGCTACGACGGCGACCTTCACGGTCACCACGACTCCGGTGGGAGCCGACGTCTCCGCGGTCATCTCCGCGTCGGCGAACAGCTCGACTGGAACGGGCGCCTTGGCGATCGCGGCTCCGGGAGTTACCGGCGTCTCGCTCAACCCGACCTCTCTGGTCGGCGGCAACCCCTCGACCGGAACGGTCACCATCAACGGTCCGGCTCCGACGGGCGGCACCGTGGTTACCCTCTCCTCCGACAAGGCTGCGGCCACGGTACCGGCAACGGTCACCGTAGCGGCAGGCGCGACGACGGCTACCTTCACGGTAACCACCGTCGCCGTCGGCTCGGCCACGACGGCCAACATCTCGGGTTCGGCAAATGGCAAGTCGGCTTCGGCTCCTCTTGCGATTAGCGCCCCGACCGTCACCGGCCTCTCGTTCAACCCGACTACGGTCATCGGTGGAACGAGCACCACGGGAACGGTAACGATCTCCAGCCCGGCTCCGGCCGGCGGATTCGTGGTCACCCTTGCGGCGGATAACGCCGCGGGAACGCCTCCGGCAACGGTTACCGTTGCAGCGGGCGCGACCACCGCAACCTTCACTCTGGCCACGACTCCGGTACAGACGGCTCAGACGGTAAACGTCACCGCCTCTGCTAACGGAACCTCGGCTCAGGCGGCGGTTTCGGTAACTGCTCCGACCGCTCTGACCCTCACGTTCGCTCCGGCGAACGTACCGGGTGGTCAGGCGACCACTGCTACGCTTACGATCAGCGGCCCGGCGCCTGCCGGTGGATATGTTGTAAACATCTCCTCCGACAACGCGCACTCGACGCCGCCTGCGACGGTTACCGTACCGGCGGGAGCGACGGTCGTAACCTTCTCGATTCCTTCGACCGCAGTGACGGTGAGAACGGTCATCCATATCACGGCCGCCGTGAATGGTTCGAGCGTTACCTCTGCCTACGCACTGACGATCGCTTAG
- a CDS encoding prepilin-type N-terminal cleavage/methylation domain-containing protein has translation MRKAFTLIELLVVIAIIAILAAILFPVFARAKAAAKKTQALSNVKQLVTGYILYIQDTDGVYYEHAQGMSVGTQGPTSLIWSGYIYPYTKNVAIANDPAASNPTQSFGGFNFTGMNYVPVDYKQLSLGYNQNFTSQFGYACSQDFSANAASCATFYSEGQFTYPSQSLVFASSTQRAPSAAGNGFWVSPKHDLNANDGMSDRHSGFAVVSFMDGHAKGINARSMLVSDQVTEIDPNTTGQCVNYNSAKVYWDPSAPLPDDAPLCEGHGIR, from the coding sequence ATGAGAAAAGCCTTTACACTGATTGAACTTCTAGTAGTGATTGCAATCATCGCAATCCTTGCCGCCATCTTATTCCCGGTCTTCGCTCGCGCTAAGGCCGCCGCAAAGAAAACCCAAGCTCTGAGCAACGTCAAGCAGCTTGTTACCGGTTACATCCTTTACATTCAGGATACGGATGGCGTCTATTACGAACATGCCCAGGGAATGTCGGTCGGAACGCAAGGCCCGACCTCGCTCATCTGGTCCGGTTACATCTATCCGTATACGAAGAACGTAGCCATCGCAAACGACCCGGCGGCCAGCAACCCGACGCAGTCGTTCGGCGGCTTTAATTTCACCGGTATGAACTACGTGCCGGTCGATTACAAGCAGCTTTCGCTTGGTTACAACCAGAACTTCACGTCGCAGTTCGGCTATGCCTGTTCCCAGGACTTCAGCGCGAACGCGGCGAGCTGCGCAACCTTCTACTCTGAAGGCCAGTTCACCTATCCGTCGCAGTCGCTCGTGTTCGCGAGTAGCACTCAGCGAGCGCCCAGCGCGGCCGGAAACGGATTCTGGGTAAGCCCGAAGCACGACCTCAACGCAAACGACGGAATGTCTGACCGCCACAGCGGCTTTGCCGTGGTCAGCTTCATGGATGGGCATGCCAAGGGGATCAACGCCCGATCCATGCTCGTCAGCGACCAGGTAACGGAAATCGATCCGAATACCACCGGTCAGTGCGTCAACTACAACTCGGCCAAGGTCTATTGGGATCCTTCGGCTCCGTTGCCGGACGACGCTCCGCTTTGCGAGGGTCACGGAATCCGGTAA
- a CDS encoding glucose 1-dehydrogenase: MSLKEFDLTGRVAVVTGCSRGLGQVFARALAEAGADLIITSRNIESLKPFQAEIEALGRRCMPWACDVRDQKSIERMAEAAFQRAGKIDILVNNAGCNVRKPALDVTWDDWNLILDTNLRGTFFVSQAIGRLMIEEKYGRIINIGSVTSVNGYAGLGPYGASRGGVKQLTMSLADDWGVHGITVNCLAPGWFKTAQNAVMYEDAEWVEYLSDRIPLKRPGQPSDLRGAIVFLASEASAYITGQTLLVDGGITTGAVRALPKRDRI; this comes from the coding sequence ATGTCCCTGAAAGAATTCGATCTCACCGGTCGGGTCGCCGTCGTTACCGGTTGCAGCCGCGGCCTCGGGCAGGTGTTCGCTCGCGCGCTCGCCGAGGCCGGTGCGGACCTCATCATCACGAGCCGCAACATCGAATCGCTAAAGCCGTTCCAGGCGGAAATCGAGGCGCTCGGGCGTCGCTGCATGCCGTGGGCATGCGATGTAAGGGATCAGAAGTCGATCGAACGAATGGCGGAGGCCGCCTTTCAGAGAGCGGGCAAGATCGACATCCTGGTGAACAACGCAGGGTGCAATGTGCGGAAGCCGGCCCTCGACGTAACCTGGGATGATTGGAATCTCATCCTCGACACCAACCTCCGGGGCACCTTCTTCGTTTCCCAGGCGATTGGCCGGCTGATGATCGAGGAGAAGTACGGCCGCATCATCAACATCGGTTCCGTCACGAGCGTCAACGGCTACGCGGGGCTCGGACCGTACGGCGCGAGCCGGGGCGGGGTGAAGCAGCTTACGATGAGTCTGGCCGACGACTGGGGTGTGCACGGAATCACCGTCAACTGCCTCGCGCCGGGGTGGTTCAAGACCGCCCAAAACGCGGTGATGTACGAAGATGCCGAGTGGGTCGAATATCTGAGCGACCGGATCCCGCTCAAGCGTCCCGGCCAGCCGAGCGACCTGCGCGGCGCGATTGTCTTTCTCGCCTCCGAAGCCAGCGCGTACATCACCGGGCAGACCTTGCTCGTCGATGGCGGCATCACGACGGGGGCGGTGCGTGCGTTGCCTAAGAGAGACCGAATCTGA